In Babylonia areolata isolate BAREFJ2019XMU chromosome 19, ASM4173473v1, whole genome shotgun sequence, a single window of DNA contains:
- the LOC143294209 gene encoding uncharacterized protein LOC143294209 → MAAIAGLLTGKKPNSLNLLDSVHPDTVISTETWLDPATGDSEIFPDTYKLYCKDRNRSRGGVLIAVHTSIDSYEVNELQVDCELIWVRLKIQGRRYMYVCAYYRPDDGDEASLIQFNTSLEQAALTSSAHLLIGVYCEVVVYTQKRKQAPCSIPLYKKADWEGLRKSMTNLTNTLEEMKDTATTEELWACFRNTLHAAVKQFIPHKQVRVKVSQPWITPALHRLINRRDRVFKKMRKRGTEDLKQQHKQLRREKLISNLKPGKAPGPDNISPRILKELANELAPTLTIIFQSSVNTGTLPADWKAAHVMPVFKKGEQYNPANYRPVSLTSVCCKVLEHILTSTIMNHLEHHGILCNQQHGFRMRRFCETQLLDFNSESQKQTDILVLDFAKAFDRVNHSLLSHKLGYYGTPLHFNYCLHGHILETITSAKYLGITICSDFSWDTHINHLCNEANKTLGFLRRNIKVSSRKIKEMAYKSFVRPILEYASSIWDPHTEQNISKFEAVQCRAARFVMRRYHNTSSPTAMLEELKWSILQDRRRTARLSMLYKIHNNLVSTEGIKASLRPAPPRRRRGHDQQFAIPQCRTVKGLPSPLKATPRVFFTVSGG, encoded by the exons ATGGCTGCCATCGCCGGGTTGTTGACCG GCAAGAAACCAAACAGTCTCAACCTTTTAGACAGTGTGCACCCTGATACTGTTATCAGCACAGAAACTTGGCTTGACCCCGCCACCGGTGACTCAGAGATCTTCCCTGACACCTACAAGTTGTACTGCAAGGACAGGAACCGGTCCAGAGGTGGTGTCCTGATTGCGGTGCATACATCCATCGACAGCTATGAAGTCAACGAGTTGCAGGTAGACTGTGAGTTGATTTGGGTGAGGCTGAAGATCCAAGGTAGAAGGTACATGTACGTCTGCGCGTACTACAGACCAGACGACGGAGATGAAGCCAGCCTGATCCAATTCAACACGTCACTGGAGCAGGCTGCGCTGACTTCCAGTGCTCATCTCCTCATCGGCG TCTACTGTGAGGTGGTGGTTTACACCCAGAAGAGGAAGCAGGCACCGTGCTCCATCCCACTGTACAAGAAGGCAGACTGGGAGGGTCTCAGGAAGTCCATGACCAATCTCACCAACACCTTGGAAGAGATGAAGGACACTGCTACTACAGAAGAGCTGTGGGCTTGCTTCAGAAACACTCTTCATGCAGCTGTCAAGCAGTTCATCCCCCATAAGCAGGTCCGTGTCAAGGTAAGCCAGCCCTGGATCACCCCGGCCCTACACCGACTCATCAACAGACGAGACCGCGTCTTCAAAAAGATGCGCAAGCGAGGGACAGAAGACCTGAAACAGCAGCACAAGCAACTCCGAAGAGAG AAACTCATCAGCAACCTGAAACCTGGAAAAGCACCGGGACCCGACAACATCAGCCCAAGGATCCTGAAGGAGCTGGCAAACGAACTGGCACCAACTCTTACCATCATCTTCCAGTCTTCAGTCAATACAGGCACCCTACCAGCTGATTGGAAAGCTGCCCATGTTATGCCGGTGTTCAAGAAAGGAGAGCAGTACAACCCGGCAAACTACAGACCAGTCTCTCTGACGAGTGTATGCTGTAAAGTGCTGGAGCACATTCTGACCAGCACCATCATGAACCATCTCGAGCATCACGGCATCCTCTGCAACCAACAGCACGGCTTCCGCATGAGAAGGTTTTGCGAGACCCAGCTCCTTGACTTCAACAGCGAGAGCCAGAAGCAGACTGACATCTTGGTGTTGGACTTTGCAAAAGCCTTCGATAGGGTCAACCATAGCCTCCTGTCTCACAAGCTCGGCTACTATG GAACCCCCCTCCACTTTAACTACTGTCTGCACGGCCATATCCTGGAGACCATCACCAGCGCAAAGTATCTAGGCATCACCATCTGCAGCGATTTTAGCTGGGACACGCACATCAACCACCTGTGCAACGAAGCCAACAAGACCCTAGGCTTCCTGCGACGTAACATCAAAGTCAGCTCTAGGAAGATCAAGGAAATGGCCTACAAGTCCTTCGTGCGACCCATCCTGGAGTACGCCAGCAGCATCTGGGATCCACACACCGAGCAGAACATCAGCAAGTTTGAAGCGGTGCAGTGCAGGGCAGCCCGTTTCGTGATGAGGCGCTACCACAACACCTCAAGCCCCACCGCCATGCTTGAAGAATTGAAATGGTCCATCCTCCAGGACAGACGACGTACAGCACGCCTATCCATGCTGTACAAGATCCACAACAACCTGGTCAGCACAGAAGGCATCAAAGCCAGCCTGCGCCCTGCACCTCCACGCCGACGCCGCGGCCACGATCAGCAGTTCGCCATTCCACAGTGCAGAACTGTCAAGGGCCTCCCGTCTCCATTAAAAGCCACGCccagggtttttt TTACAGTATCAGGGGGCTAG